Proteins from a genomic interval of Phlebotomus papatasi isolate M1 chromosome 3, Ppap_2.1, whole genome shotgun sequence:
- the LOC129805926 gene encoding CD63 antigen-like, translated as MASCGIICVKYLMFLFNLLFALTGLLILTVGAIIQSSYHHYSNFVDDSVWVAPILLIIVGSIVFIIAFFGCCGAVKENSCMVLTFSVFLIIIFLLEFGIGIAGYVKHGQLEDILEKGFNSTLHNYNKNVDSQHAWSLIQSELKCCGIRGPSDWEQVFHNSTLPASCCVQMPANEPECTKEYSLKNGCMPELLALLQKNALILAGVGIGIAIIQLLAVCFACCLSRAFKRNYEAV; from the exons CTCACTGGACTTTTAATTTTGACTGTTGGAGCAATTATCCAATCATCTTACCATCACTATTCAAATTTTGTGG ATGATAGTGTTTGGGTGGCTCCGATACTTCTCATCATTGTGGGATCAATTGTCTTCATCATTGCCTTCTTCGGATGCTGCGGTGCTGTCAAGGAGAACTCTTGCATGGTGCTGACCTTCTCTGTGTTCCTCATCATTATTTTCTTACTTGAATTTGGCATTGGTATAGCTGGCTATGTTAAGCATGGCCAATTGGAAGATATCCTCGAGAAGGGCTTCAATTCCACCCTCCACAACTACAACAAAAATGTCGATTCTCAACATGCCTGGAGTCTCATTCAGAGTGAATTGAAGTGTTGCGGAATTCGTGGACCATCTGATTGGGAACAGGTTTTCCACAATTCAACCTTGCCAGCCTCGTGCTGCGTTCAGATGCCAGCCAATGAGCCTGAATGTACAAAGGAGTACTCCCTGAAGAATGGATGCATGCCCGAACTACTGGCCCTGCTGCAGAAGAATGCCCTCATTTTGGCTGGAGTTGGAATTGGCATTGCTATTATTCAA CTGTTGGCAGTTTGTTTCGCTTGTTGCCTGTCCAGGGCATTCAAACGGAACTACGAAGCGGTTTAA